One window of the uncultured Paludibaculum sp. genome contains the following:
- a CDS encoding efflux RND transporter permease subunit, with product MNISELFIKRPIATSLFMCAIILFGMVAYRSLAVSDLPNVDFPTLLVTATLPGANPETMASAVATPMENQFSTIAGLNSMTSVNSLGATQITLEFDLSRSLDGAAVDVQAAITQASRLLPPGMPTPPTFTKVNPADQPILYIALTSTTMPLYTLDEYAETRIAQRISMVSGVAQVQVMGAQKYAVHVQMDPQKLAAHQVGINEIETALKNWNVNLPAGSIIGPQRAFTLQASGQLTNAPAYRPLVVSYRQGTPVRLEELGQVIDGVEDDKTASWFYRHGPGRRAVVLAIQRQPGTNTVAVTDAIKSLMPLFQSELPPSAKMEIFYDRSDTIRESYDDVQFTMVLTLGLVVMVIFLFLRNVSATVIPSLALPFSVIGTFAVMYLLDYSLDNLSMMALILSIGFVVDDAIVMLENIVRHIEMGEEPMAAALKGSKEIGFTIVSMTLSLAAVFIPVLFMGGVLGRLFKEFAVTICVSILISGVVSVTLTPMLCSRFLRAAHHQTKGWFYNTTERFFDGMLRLYDHSLQVVLRFRRATLAVSFVVLIVTGWMFVDIPKGFIPDQDTDQMLVTTEAAQGTSFYQMVNYQQSIAEELQADPNVDSLVSSIGGNTSTTLGGPNFGQMIVHLKPRHERKMLVNEVIDNLRPKLTQYPGMKVYIQNPPAIQIGGQVTKSIYQFSMQSPDKEELYKASRMMEEKIAEMPGLEDVTSNLLVQSPQIHVQIDRDKSAALQINAQQVENALYDAYGPRWVSTIYAPVNEYKVLLELMPKYQADPNALSMLYLKTTGGRLIPLDSVADVTSDTGPQTVNHYGQLPAVTISFNLRPGTSLGDTVTRIQDLAKEQLPPTISTNFQGAAKSFQSSLSNLWLLLVVAILVVYIVLGVLYESYIHPLTILSGLPSAGFGALLTLYLFHMDLNIYAFVGLIMLIGIVKKNAIMQIDFALDAERQQGMTPGEAIYQGCLIRFRPIMMTTMAALLGAVPIALGYGAGGEARQPLGLAVVGGLLFSQLVTLYLTPVVYTYMAGLQERLQRRKGATAVQEPIPTSY from the coding sequence ATGAACATCTCCGAACTCTTTATCAAGCGCCCGATTGCCACCAGCCTGTTCATGTGCGCCATCATCCTGTTCGGCATGGTGGCCTACCGCTCCCTTGCGGTGAGCGACTTGCCCAATGTGGACTTTCCCACCCTCCTCGTAACCGCCACGCTGCCCGGAGCCAACCCCGAGACCATGGCGTCGGCTGTCGCCACGCCGATGGAAAACCAGTTCTCGACCATCGCCGGCCTCAACTCGATGACCTCTGTGAACTCGTTGGGTGCGACACAGATCACCCTTGAGTTCGATCTCAGCCGCAGTCTGGACGGTGCTGCCGTCGACGTACAGGCAGCCATCACTCAGGCGTCGCGGCTGTTGCCGCCCGGCATGCCGACACCGCCCACCTTTACCAAGGTGAACCCGGCCGATCAGCCCATCCTCTACATCGCCCTGACCTCCACGACCATGCCGTTGTACACTCTCGACGAATACGCCGAGACCCGCATCGCGCAGCGCATCTCCATGGTCAGCGGCGTCGCCCAGGTCCAGGTGATGGGCGCACAGAAGTACGCTGTCCACGTTCAGATGGACCCGCAGAAACTCGCTGCGCATCAGGTGGGCATCAATGAGATCGAGACTGCGCTCAAGAACTGGAACGTCAACCTGCCTGCCGGATCCATCATCGGCCCACAACGTGCCTTCACCTTGCAGGCCTCCGGCCAGTTGACCAACGCGCCCGCCTATCGTCCGCTGGTTGTCTCCTACCGGCAGGGAACGCCCGTCCGCCTTGAGGAACTCGGCCAGGTGATCGACGGAGTGGAAGACGACAAGACCGCATCGTGGTTCTACCGTCACGGTCCCGGCCGTCGCGCTGTGGTCCTTGCGATCCAGCGTCAGCCCGGTACAAATACGGTCGCCGTGACCGACGCCATCAAGAGCCTCATGCCGCTGTTCCAATCGGAACTGCCGCCCTCGGCCAAGATGGAGATCTTCTACGACCGTTCGGACACCATTCGCGAGTCCTATGACGACGTGCAGTTCACCATGGTGCTCACCCTGGGGCTGGTCGTCATGGTCATCTTCCTCTTCCTGCGCAACGTCTCGGCCACGGTCATTCCAAGTCTCGCCTTGCCGTTCTCCGTTATTGGCACGTTCGCGGTGATGTACCTGCTCGACTACAGCCTCGACAACCTGTCGATGATGGCCCTCATCCTGTCCATCGGCTTCGTCGTCGACGACGCCATCGTGATGCTCGAAAACATCGTGCGCCACATCGAGATGGGCGAGGAACCCATGGCCGCCGCCCTCAAGGGCTCAAAGGAAATTGGCTTCACCATCGTCTCCATGACGCTGTCGCTGGCCGCCGTATTCATCCCCGTGCTCTTCATGGGTGGTGTCCTGGGCCGTCTCTTTAAGGAATTCGCGGTCACGATCTGCGTGTCGATTCTGATCTCCGGTGTCGTCTCGGTCACACTCACGCCCATGCTGTGCAGCCGCTTCCTGCGCGCCGCCCACCATCAGACCAAGGGTTGGTTCTACAACACGACGGAGCGCTTCTTCGACGGCATGTTGCGGCTCTACGACCACAGCCTGCAGGTTGTGCTGCGCTTCCGCCGGGCGACCCTCGCGGTGAGCTTTGTCGTCCTGATCGTCACCGGCTGGATGTTCGTCGATATCCCGAAGGGCTTCATTCCCGACCAGGACACCGATCAGATGCTGGTCACCACCGAGGCCGCCCAGGGTACGTCCTTCTACCAGATGGTGAACTACCAGCAGTCCATCGCGGAGGAACTCCAGGCTGATCCCAATGTCGACTCGCTAGTCTCCAGCATCGGGGGCAACACGTCCACCACTCTCGGTGGTCCCAACTTCGGCCAGATGATCGTTCACCTCAAGCCGCGCCATGAACGCAAAATGCTGGTGAATGAGGTGATCGATAACCTGCGCCCGAAGCTCACACAATACCCGGGCATGAAGGTCTATATCCAGAATCCGCCAGCCATCCAGATCGGCGGCCAGGTGACGAAGAGCATCTACCAGTTCTCCATGCAGTCGCCCGACAAGGAAGAGCTCTACAAGGCCTCCCGCATGATGGAGGAGAAGATCGCCGAGATGCCCGGTCTGGAAGACGTCACCAGCAACTTGCTGGTACAGAGTCCCCAGATTCACGTGCAGATCGATCGCGACAAGTCGGCCGCCCTACAGATCAACGCGCAACAGGTCGAAAACGCCCTCTACGACGCCTATGGGCCGCGCTGGGTCTCCACTATCTACGCGCCTGTGAATGAGTACAAGGTGCTGTTGGAGCTCATGCCGAAATATCAGGCGGATCCCAACGCTCTGTCCATGCTCTACCTCAAGACCACCGGTGGGCGCCTCATTCCACTCGACTCGGTTGCCGACGTCACCAGCGATACCGGCCCCCAAACCGTGAATCACTACGGCCAGTTGCCCGCCGTCACCATCTCCTTCAATCTGCGGCCCGGCACCAGCCTTGGCGATACAGTCACCCGCATCCAAGACCTGGCCAAGGAGCAGCTGCCGCCCACCATCAGCACCAACTTCCAGGGTGCCGCCAAGAGCTTCCAGAGCTCACTTTCGAACCTCTGGCTGCTCCTGGTTGTCGCGATCCTCGTTGTCTACATCGTGCTGGGCGTTCTCTACGAGAGCTACATTCACCCGCTCACCATCCTGTCCGGTCTGCCATCGGCCGGCTTCGGAGCACTGCTGACGCTCTATCTCTTCCACATGGATCTGAACATCTACGCGTTCGTCGGCCTCATCATGCTCATTGGCATCGTGAAGAAGAACGCCATCATGCAGATCGACTTCGCACTCGACGCCGAGCGCCAGCAGGGCATGACTCCTGGAGAGGCCATCTATCAGGGCTGCCTCATCCGTTTCCGCCCCATCATGATGACCACCATGGCGGCCCTACTCGGCGCCGTCCCCATCGCCCTGGGTTATGGAGCCGGCGGCGAAGCCCGTCAGCCCCTCGGCCTGGCCGTAGTCGGCGGGCTGCTGTTCTCGCAGTTGGTCACGCTGTACCTGACGCCCGTGGTCTACACCTATATGGCTGGCCTGCAGGAACGCCTGCAGCGCCGCAAGGGCGCAACTGCTGTCCAGGAACCCATCCCGACCAGCTATTAG
- a CDS encoding pentapeptide repeat-containing protein: MANPEHLYTLQQGIDGWNNWRSRNPEVRPDFSGADLVGRNLSGADLSRANLQGADLTGADLTCCDLRVANLTGARLPAAILIRANLGLADLIGADLRAANLTAASLNGANLRRADLSEAILLDTDLSRARLIDAKLNKAELKRTDLRGTVLV, from the coding sequence GTGGCGAACCCCGAACATCTCTACACCCTTCAGCAGGGCATCGACGGCTGGAACAACTGGCGTTCCCGCAACCCGGAAGTCCGCCCGGATTTCAGTGGCGCCGACCTCGTCGGCAGGAACCTGAGCGGAGCCGATCTCAGCCGCGCCAACCTGCAAGGTGCTGATCTCACCGGTGCCGACTTAACTTGCTGCGACCTGCGCGTCGCCAACCTCACCGGTGCCCGTCTGCCCGCCGCCATCCTCATCCGCGCCAACCTGGGGCTCGCCGACCTGATTGGAGCGGACCTCCGCGCCGCCAACTTGACCGCAGCTTCGCTCAACGGCGCAAACCTCAGGCGTGCCGATCTCTCCGAAGCGATCCTGCTCGACACAGACCTCTCCCGCGCACGCCTCATCGACGCCAAACTCAATAAGGCGGAGCTCAAACGGACCGACCTGCGCGGCACGGTTCTCGTCTAG
- a CDS encoding efflux RND transporter permease subunit — MNICETFIRKPIATSLLMLAVAMFGILAYRALPVADMPRVDFPTLVVSASLPGANPDTMASAVATPLERQFTGIAGLDSMISANSTGNSQITLSFDLSRDLDGAAVDVETAIAEAMPLLPPGMPSPPSFRKFNPGDAPIIFLSLTTKVLPMWKLDDYAQNMIAQRLSMVSGVAQVQVMGAQKYAVRVQIDPDKLASRKIGLNEVSQALSDWNVNEPTGTLYGPHQAYNVLASGQLMRAKDYGSLVVTYRNGAPVRLQDVANVIDSVEDDKTASWIYTGSSDERAINLMVMRQPDSNTIEVTDAVKALIPMFQAQLPPSVTLAVRGDRSKNIRESFADIQMTMAVTLALVIMVIFIFLRNLSATAIPTMALPFSIIGTFSVMYVLDFSMNNISLMALILCVGFVVDDAIVMLENIVRHMEKGETAMQASLRGSREIGFTIVSMTISLAAVFIPLLFMGGILGRLFREFAVSICAAILISGMVSVSLTPMLCSRFLRPVKDLRHGPLYNLIERFFDRLNRVYEHSLGWVLHHRPVMLAVFVVILGATGYLFTVVQKGFIPEVDADQMFVTVEAAQGTSFYQMAKYQQRVGEILRRDPNIDTIMLSAGGSFNASASSGRLMVQLKPRRERELSVFEVVNELRPKLAAVSGIRAFPSVPTSIRIGGRRSKAQYDFTLQSPDTAELYAEASKFEKVVSRLPGLLDVTSDLEVKNPRVNVTIDRDKAAALQLNLLQVQNSLYSAFGPRWATTIYSSMSQNRVLMELQPKFQEHPDTIPTLYFKSDNGNVVPFQSFGHMYIDAGPLTVNHSGQLPSVTISFNLRPGMALGDAVELIQGAAANNLPASITPSFQGTAKAFQDSLKNLGLLLLIAILVVYIVLGVLYESYIHPLTILSGLPSAGFGALLTLLIFNVELNIYGFVGLILLIGLVKKNAIMQIDFALEAERKEGKSPADAIFEGCLTRFRPIMMTTMSALLGALPISLGYGAGGEARRPLGLTVMGGLICSQLLTLYLTPVVYTYMAAILERWRNRHNKVNTQAIPVGVPTSGTAQ; from the coding sequence GTGAACATCTGCGAGACCTTCATCCGCAAACCGATCGCCACCAGCCTCCTGATGCTGGCCGTGGCCATGTTCGGTATTCTGGCCTACCGAGCGCTGCCTGTAGCCGACATGCCGCGGGTGGACTTTCCCACACTTGTCGTCTCTGCCAGCCTACCCGGAGCCAATCCCGACACCATGGCCTCGGCCGTCGCAACGCCGCTTGAGCGCCAGTTCACGGGGATCGCCGGCCTCGACTCGATGATCTCGGCCAACTCCACCGGCAACTCCCAGATCACTCTTTCGTTCGACCTGTCCCGCGATCTCGATGGTGCAGCCGTCGATGTCGAAACGGCCATCGCCGAGGCGATGCCCCTGCTGCCCCCCGGCATGCCGAGCCCGCCCTCGTTCCGGAAGTTCAACCCCGGCGACGCACCGATTATCTTCCTCAGCCTCACCACCAAGGTGTTGCCCATGTGGAAGCTCGACGACTACGCCCAGAACATGATCGCCCAGCGCCTGTCCATGGTCAGCGGCGTCGCGCAGGTTCAGGTCATGGGTGCCCAGAAGTACGCCGTGCGCGTACAGATCGATCCGGACAAGCTGGCGTCCAGGAAGATCGGCCTCAACGAGGTGAGCCAAGCCCTGTCCGACTGGAACGTGAACGAACCCACGGGCACTCTCTACGGTCCCCATCAGGCGTACAACGTGCTGGCCAGCGGCCAACTCATGCGGGCCAAGGACTACGGCTCGCTCGTCGTCACCTACCGCAATGGAGCCCCGGTCCGCCTGCAGGATGTCGCCAACGTCATTGACAGCGTCGAGGACGACAAGACCGCCTCATGGATCTACACCGGAAGCAGCGACGAGCGTGCCATCAACCTCATGGTGATGCGCCAGCCCGACAGCAACACCATTGAAGTCACCGACGCCGTCAAGGCACTGATCCCGATGTTCCAGGCGCAGCTTCCGCCCTCGGTCACATTGGCCGTGCGCGGCGACCGCTCCAAGAACATCCGCGAATCGTTCGCCGACATTCAGATGACCATGGCCGTCACCCTGGCGCTGGTGATCATGGTGATCTTCATCTTCCTGCGGAACCTCTCCGCGACGGCCATCCCCACCATGGCCCTGCCGTTCTCCATCATCGGAACATTCTCGGTCATGTATGTTCTGGACTTCAGCATGAACAACATCTCGCTGATGGCCCTCATACTCTGCGTCGGGTTCGTGGTCGATGACGCCATCGTCATGCTCGAGAACATCGTCCGGCACATGGAGAAGGGCGAGACCGCCATGCAGGCCAGCCTACGCGGGTCCCGCGAGATCGGCTTCACCATCGTCTCCATGACCATCTCGCTGGCGGCCGTCTTTATCCCGCTGCTCTTCATGGGTGGCATCCTGGGCCGCCTCTTCCGCGAGTTCGCCGTCTCCATCTGTGCCGCCATTCTCATCTCCGGGATGGTTTCGGTCTCCCTCACTCCCATGCTTTGCAGCCGATTCCTGCGCCCAGTCAAGGATCTGCGGCATGGGCCGCTCTACAACCTGATTGAACGGTTCTTTGACCGCCTGAATCGCGTGTACGAGCACAGCCTCGGCTGGGTGCTTCACCATCGCCCGGTCATGCTGGCCGTTTTCGTTGTGATTCTTGGTGCCACCGGCTATCTCTTCACTGTCGTGCAGAAGGGCTTCATCCCTGAAGTGGACGCCGATCAGATGTTCGTCACCGTCGAAGCGGCCCAGGGAACCTCTTTCTATCAGATGGCCAAGTACCAGCAGCGCGTGGGCGAGATCCTGCGCAGGGATCCCAATATCGACACCATCATGCTGAGCGCCGGCGGCTCGTTCAACGCCAGCGCCAGTTCCGGCCGTCTGATGGTACAGTTGAAACCCCGCCGCGAGCGCGAACTCAGCGTCTTCGAAGTGGTGAACGAGCTGCGCCCCAAGCTGGCCGCGGTCTCCGGCATTCGCGCCTTCCCATCAGTCCCCACCTCCATCCGCATCGGTGGACGCCGTTCCAAGGCCCAATACGACTTCACCCTCCAGTCGCCCGACACCGCCGAACTCTACGCCGAAGCCTCCAAGTTCGAAAAGGTCGTCTCCCGACTGCCCGGCCTGCTGGACGTCACCTCCGATCTTGAGGTGAAGAACCCGCGCGTCAACGTCACCATCGACCGCGACAAAGCCGCGGCTTTGCAGCTGAATCTCCTACAGGTCCAGAATTCGCTCTATAGCGCCTTTGGTCCGCGCTGGGCCACCACGATCTACTCCTCCATGAGTCAGAACCGTGTTCTGATGGAGCTTCAGCCGAAGTTCCAGGAACACCCGGACACCATCCCCACGCTCTACTTCAAGTCGGACAACGGCAATGTCGTGCCGTTCCAGTCCTTCGGCCACATGTACATCGACGCGGGCCCGCTGACGGTCAACCACTCCGGCCAACTGCCATCGGTGACCATCTCGTTCAACCTGCGGCCGGGTATGGCCTTGGGCGATGCGGTGGAACTCATCCAGGGCGCCGCCGCGAACAACCTTCCGGCTTCCATCACGCCCAGCTTCCAGGGCACGGCCAAGGCGTTCCAGGACTCTCTGAAGAACCTTGGGCTCCTGCTCCTCATCGCCATCCTCGTCGTCTACATCGTTCTTGGCGTCCTCTATGAGAGCTACATCCACCCATTGACGATCCTCTCCGGCCTGCCGTCGGCCGGCTTCGGAGCGCTGCTGACTCTGCTCATCTTCAACGTCGAACTGAACATCTATGGATTCGTCGGCCTGATCCTTCTCATCGGCCTGGTGAAGAAGAACGCCATCATGCAGATCGATTTCGCGCTGGAAGCGGAGCGTAAGGAAGGCAAGAGCCCGGCTGACGCCATCTTCGAGGGCTGCCTCACTCGCTTCCGGCCTATCATGATGACCACCATGTCCGCGCTGCTGGGCGCTCTGCCCATCTCGCTGGGCTACGGTGCCGGCGGCGAGGCCCGTCGCCCTCTCGGCCTCACCGTCATGGGCGGACTCATCTGCTCTCAGCTCCTCACTCTCTATCTCACGCCCGTTGTCTACACGTACATGGCTGCCATTCTTGAGCGCTGGCGGAACCGCCACAACAAAGTCAACACGCAAGCGATACCGGTCGGTGTTCCGACCAGCGGAACTGCCCAATGA
- a CDS encoding aminodeoxychorismate/anthranilate synthase component II codes for MRVLVLDNYDSFTWNLVHALTVLGAECTVWRSDAVTLEQVADFGADRILLSPGPFGPERAGVCPAVVRALSGRIPILGVCLGMQVIASVAGARVEPSGRPVHGQASRVFHDGQGLFAGLPDPFEAARYHSLRVAPDSIPTGLEVSAWLEDGTVMGCRMKGRRTEGVLFHPESFLTPEGPALLKAFLQ; via the coding sequence ATGCGCGTGCTGGTCTTGGACAACTACGACTCGTTTACCTGGAATCTGGTGCATGCCCTGACCGTGCTGGGGGCGGAGTGCACGGTCTGGCGCTCGGACGCCGTGACCCTGGAACAGGTAGCGGACTTCGGAGCAGACAGGATTCTGTTGTCGCCTGGGCCCTTTGGGCCAGAGCGGGCCGGCGTTTGTCCGGCAGTGGTGCGGGCATTGTCCGGCCGGATCCCGATTCTTGGAGTGTGCTTGGGGATGCAGGTGATCGCCTCGGTGGCAGGCGCCCGGGTGGAGCCCTCGGGCAGGCCGGTGCATGGGCAGGCTTCGCGAGTCTTTCACGACGGACAGGGATTGTTTGCGGGGCTACCCGATCCCTTTGAGGCGGCAAGATACCACTCCCTGCGGGTGGCGCCAGACTCGATACCCACCGGGCTGGAAGTTTCGGCGTGGCTGGAGGACGGGACGGTGATGGGGTGCCGGATGAAGGGCCGGCGAACGGAGGGAGTGCTGTTTCATCCGGAGTCGTTTCTCACTCCGGAGGGGCCGGCGCTGTTGAAGGCGTTCCTGCAATGA
- a CDS encoding anthranilate synthase component I family protein: MTWWQRPGVEARRALVRRLHGVLPAAAKGARTYVEHLESTADPLDVAEALCEEPGFLWLDSAGGASRLFTRPLVTLAVTGRTLMVNGELMEAGGFEALEAALAAWAGPAGALLVGFLGYDLAGELEQLPSLPSSSGSIPDLYLALYDSHWVHDGGWTHIRTDAWRETRADEPPVADGRIESAPPSEGPVSSTPGAVEFEAAVGRTVDRIYAGELFQTNLCRRLDAPLRTENMWDLYRRLRALNPSRYGAYLPLSGGRAVLSTSPELYLQVQGGRVRSSPIKGTRPLGVSNEDDARLAAELLDSVKERAELAMIVDVVRNDLARVCVPGTVRVDSHAELMRLPTLMHTVSTVSGRLREDAGGLAGLLRASFPPASISGAPKIHAMEVALAEEKRRRGPCMGGIGWISMDGSAELSVAIRTAVVADRHVYYETGCGITASSDPAMELEETRHKARAFLRALGCEETN; encoded by the coding sequence ATGACGTGGTGGCAACGGCCGGGGGTGGAAGCGCGGCGAGCGTTGGTGCGGCGACTGCATGGGGTGCTGCCCGCCGCGGCAAAGGGAGCCCGGACGTATGTGGAGCATCTGGAGTCGACCGCGGATCCGTTGGATGTGGCGGAAGCCCTGTGCGAGGAGCCGGGGTTTCTTTGGCTGGATTCCGCGGGCGGCGCGAGCCGGTTGTTCACACGGCCCCTGGTGACGCTTGCGGTAACCGGCCGCACGCTGATGGTGAACGGAGAACTCATGGAGGCCGGCGGGTTCGAGGCGCTGGAGGCCGCTCTGGCAGCCTGGGCGGGTCCGGCGGGCGCTCTGCTGGTGGGGTTCCTCGGATATGACCTGGCGGGCGAACTGGAACAGTTGCCCTCCCTGCCCTCATCGTCGGGTTCGATTCCGGACCTATACCTGGCGCTTTACGATTCGCACTGGGTGCACGATGGCGGCTGGACGCACATCCGGACGGATGCATGGCGCGAGACGCGCGCGGATGAGCCTCCTGTGGCGGATGGCAGGATAGAGTCCGCACCGCCGTCGGAGGGCCCCGTTTCGAGCACACCCGGCGCGGTGGAGTTCGAGGCGGCGGTGGGGCGGACGGTCGACCGCATCTACGCGGGAGAGCTGTTCCAGACGAATCTTTGCCGGCGGTTGGATGCTCCGTTGCGGACCGAGAATATGTGGGACTTGTACCGCCGTCTACGTGCATTGAATCCGTCGCGGTATGGCGCGTACTTGCCGCTGAGTGGTGGCCGCGCAGTGCTTTCGACCAGTCCGGAGCTCTACCTGCAAGTACAGGGCGGCCGGGTTCGTTCCTCCCCGATTAAGGGGACGCGTCCGTTGGGCGTTTCGAATGAGGACGACGCGCGGCTGGCAGCGGAGCTGCTGGATAGCGTGAAGGAACGAGCGGAACTGGCGATGATCGTCGATGTCGTGCGGAACGATCTGGCCCGGGTGTGCGTGCCTGGAACGGTGCGGGTGGATTCGCATGCGGAACTCATGCGGCTGCCTACGCTGATGCACACGGTTTCCACGGTGAGCGGGCGGCTGCGTGAGGATGCCGGAGGGCTGGCGGGCCTGCTGCGGGCCTCGTTTCCCCCCGCGTCCATCTCGGGTGCGCCAAAGATCCACGCAATGGAGGTGGCTCTGGCCGAGGAGAAGCGGAGACGCGGACCCTGCATGGGCGGCATCGGCTGGATCTCCATGGACGGCTCCGCGGAACTGTCGGTGGCGATCCGGACCGCGGTGGTGGCGGACAGGCACGTGTACTACGAGACCGGGTGTGGGATCACTGCCAGTTCCGACCCAGCCATGGAGTTGGAGGAGACACGGCACAAGGCTCGGGCATTTTTGCGGGCACTGGGGTGCGAGGAGACGAACTGA